A genomic segment from Lignipirellula cremea encodes:
- a CDS encoding DUF1571 domain-containing protein encodes MTYGNMLRAATLVLFVWAASPKAVVSGQDSPATIQQRVLKVEASADDPLVNHPLTPVLRFAYRRLAALEVDIRDFTCTLIKRERINGELSGYQYIDLKVRTRQEEANGVTPLSVYARFTKPASVAGREVLFVENKNEGKVLARRGGTRLSYVTTSVEPDGPLALRDSRNPITEVGICNLIRRLIERAESDIQHDEVHVAYYKDSRINDRPCTQIVVTHPVPRDYFLFSRAEIFIDNEMNIPVRYVAYTWPTQPGGPELLQEEFTYTNLQLNVGLADADFSAENPAYMFYRRDDEDAGDK; translated from the coding sequence ATGACCTACGGAAATATGCTTCGCGCCGCGACCCTTGTTCTTTTTGTCTGGGCGGCCAGCCCAAAAGCCGTCGTATCGGGCCAGGATTCGCCCGCCACGATCCAGCAACGCGTCCTGAAGGTCGAAGCCAGTGCGGACGACCCTCTGGTGAACCACCCTTTGACTCCGGTGCTGCGTTTTGCCTATCGACGGCTGGCGGCTTTGGAAGTTGACATCCGTGACTTCACCTGCACGCTCATCAAACGGGAGCGGATCAACGGCGAACTGTCCGGCTATCAGTACATTGACCTGAAGGTGCGCACCCGCCAGGAAGAGGCCAACGGAGTCACGCCGCTGAGCGTTTACGCCCGCTTCACCAAACCGGCCAGCGTGGCCGGCCGCGAAGTGCTGTTTGTCGAGAACAAAAACGAGGGCAAAGTGCTGGCCCGCCGCGGCGGAACGCGACTTTCGTATGTGACCACTTCGGTGGAGCCCGACGGGCCGCTCGCCCTGCGCGACAGCCGGAATCCGATTACCGAAGTCGGTATCTGCAACCTGATCAGGCGGTTGATTGAACGGGCCGAGTCCGACATCCAGCATGACGAAGTCCACGTCGCGTATTACAAGGACTCGCGCATCAATGACCGGCCGTGCACCCAGATTGTGGTCACTCATCCCGTTCCTCGCGATTACTTCCTGTTTTCGCGGGCCGAGATTTTCATCGATAACGAGATGAACATTCCTGTGCGCTACGTCGCCTACACCTGGCCGACACAACCGGGCGGGCCGGAACTGCTGCAGGAAGAGTTCACCTATACAAACCTGCAGCTGAACGTCGGGCTTGCGGACGCAG